The Prinia subflava isolate CZ2003 ecotype Zambia chromosome 15, Cam_Psub_1.2, whole genome shotgun sequence genome contains a region encoding:
- the MPHOSPH10 gene encoding U3 small nucleolar ribonucleoprotein protein MPP10 isoform X1: protein MAAVPGIPGIPGIPGIQGIPGIPGIPGIPGIQGIQGIQTCLRVAGAAAARPECFLSVQDGLAADFRAMTKTLYDLNKGSNIVRGGPLKELVIDNFDEEQIWQQLELQNNAVLDFFKKSIARDAKDEDLCLLSDQEEDGSDAEISSDKELEDNVMEVETEQMNAYTKDKDKTKAKEKQSKLRESIKQKYSDEDSDIDFDIEALEQQAKTAKETTLRKKGRKSVVDDKFFKLAEMEAFLEHAEKEHKEEEEEEEEINYFEDIISDDEEDSEEAEVKPIKSSRDMTYKDFFDPVDDDDGGDDDLAANDAEEDQEEEADSAIEEQNEESMSEFEDMDEMVEHMRSKEASKKVTFSLPDDSETEDATAVQLEKGISPSEIKSSFEKRQEKMSKKIKSLEDALLEEKPWQLKGEVSGQKRPENSLLEETVLFDHAVRMAPVITEETTFQLEDIIKQRILDEAWDDVVPKEKPKEEAFEYKKRISLDHEKSKLSLAEIYEQEYMKLHQQKTEEEENPEHKEIQQMMDSLFQKLDALCNFHFTPKPPVPEVKIVSNLPAISMEEVAPVAVSDAALLAPEEIKEKNKAGDVKTDAEKTPTDKKRELRRKKLRKRMRRKEKEKRQKLLEKMKPEQGTKLSKKAAAAKLKRLTKEGKASLLKDEGKDKALKSSQAFFSQLQDQVRMQIKDASKLKKKEKKEKAISVHKLKL, encoded by the exons ATGGCGGCGGTGCCGGGCATCCCGGGCATCCCGGGGATCCCGGGGATCCAGGGCATCCCGGGCATCCCGGGGATCCCGGGCATCCCGGGGATCCAGGGGATCCAGGGCATCCAGACCTGCCTCAGGGTGGCGGGAGCCGCCGCGGCGCGCCCCGAGTGCTTCCTCAG TGTGCAGGATGGACTGGCTGCCGACTTCAGAGCCATGACAAAGACTCTCTACGATTTGAATAAAGGAAGTAACATAGTTCGTGGGGGCCCTCTAAAAGAGCTGGTGATAGACAATTTTGATGAGGAACAGATTTGGCAGCAACTAGAGCTCCAGAACAATGCAGTTCTCGATTTCTTCAAGAAATCCATTGCAAGGGATGCCAAGGATGAAGATCTTTGCCTTCTCTCAGACCAGGAAGAGGATGGCTCTGATGCAGAGATCAGCAGTGATAAGGAGTTGGAAGACAATGTAATGGAAGTGGAAACTGAACAGATGAATGCTTATacaaaagataaagataaaacTAAAgctaaagaaaagcaaagtaaacTCAGAGAAAGCATAAAGCAGAAATACAGTGATGAGGATTCTGATATTGACTTTGATATTGAAGCACTGGAGCAACAAGCTAAAACAGCCAAGGAAACCACactgaggaaaaagggaagaaaatctgTAGTGGATGACAAGTTTTTCAAGCTGGCTGAGATGGAAGCTTTTTTAGAACATGCAGAGAAGGAACacaaggaagaagaagaagaggaagaagaaattaattattttgaagaCATTATCTCAGATGATGAGGAAGATTCTGAAGAAGCTGAAGTCAAA CCAATTAAAAGTTCTAGAGATATGACATACAAAGATTTCTTTGATCCagttgatgatgatgatggtggtgatgatgatTTAGCTGCTAATGATGCTGAAGAGGATCAGGAAGAGGAAGCAGACAGTGCTATTGAAGAGCAAAATGAAGAAAGTATGTCTGA GTTTGAGGATATGGATGAAATGGTGGAACACATGAGAAGTAAAGAAGCTTCTAAAAAAGTAACTTTTAGTTTGCCAGATGACAGTGAAACAGAAGATGCAACTGCAGTGCAATTAGAGAAGGGCATCAGTCCCAGTGAAATAAAGTCATCATTtgagaagagacaggaaaag atgagcaaaaaaataaaaagcttggAAGATGCCTTGTTAGAGGAGAAGCCTTGGCAGCTTAAAGGAGAAGTGAGTGGGCAGAAGCGGCCTGAGAACAGCCTTTTGGAGGAGACGGTGCTGTTTGACCACGCAGTGCGAATGG CACCTGTGATCACAGAAGAAACTACTTTTCAGCTTGAAGATATCATTAAACAGAGAATATTGGATGAG GCATGGGATGATGTAGTGCCAAAGGAAAAACCCAAGGAGGAAGCTTTTGAGTACAAGAAGCGCATCAGTTTGGATCATGAGAAGAGTAAGCTGAGTCTCGCTGAAATCTATGAGCAGGAATACATGAAACTTCACCAG CAAAAgactgaagaggaagaaaatcctGAACACAAAGAAATTCAGCAAATGATGGACTCACTTTTCCAGAAGCTGGATGCACTTTGTAATTTCCACTTCACACCCAAACCA CCGGTGCCAGAAGTCAAAATCGTTTCAAACCTTCCAGCTATAAGTATGGAAGAAGTAGCACCAGTTGCTGTTAGTGATGCTGCTCTCTTAGCACCAGAGGAGATCAAG gaaaagaacaaagctgGAGATGTAAAAACAGATGCAGAAAAGACTCCCACAGACAAAAAACGAGAACTAAGAAGGAAAAAGCTCCGTAAACGTATGAGGcgaaaggaaaaggagaaacgTCAAAAGCTTCTTGAAAAGATGAAACCAGAACAAGGCACAAAACTTAGcaaaaaagctgctgcagcaaaattAAAGAGGCTTACCAAAGAAGGCAAAGCATCTCTGCTCAAG GATGAAGGTAAAGACAAGGCCTTGAAATCGTCCCAGGCCTTCTTTTCTCAGCTACAAGATCAAGTGAGAATGCAAATCAAAGATGCCAGcaaattaaagaagaaagagaagaaggagaaagcaaTTTCTGTTCATAAGCTGAAGTTGTAA
- the FAN1 gene encoding fanconi-associated nuclease 1 yields the protein MAEARSSGIKRSQVSLSLSKNKKKKETTKKVEVTGTPSTPSASSSITSFFNNVPPAKISCPMCGQLVPRFGINKHIDETCQRNHGEIDAIDATLNSFRNKSPPAANLNNNFSSHFSKNLLNLETSPSKSNLLQAGGSAAQQTSPYFSNNSSLLNVNNELQARTVRTVSLGSLSSKLSRRRCLQGGKQVLYEEINSSPPAVHSACGSAAAPDADDGDETDAGQSSQKENQPSQREEQEQNFSKREAEFQKKINKCDREDLVDVVQVPLLADNSNDKRFPSGTRSTKAESRSEGGMLSPDKFGTSLAIHTSAELTSNLEVKTQPHAEVTPSEAEVNCGTENCFSRDDAEVLPVEVLEDFKNDVNHTLLETVEKAEPQDSTGDILDKINEVLSVPSSPRHPYYLQNFLVVLRAVLENEDDVRLFNEQDLNVVTKFYKLSVGGQKLYVRLFQRKLNWLKVNKIEYEEISVDLSPIIEELAEARFLQTESELEDLCEGLDLLSAPELKTLAKIFHLPNPNGQKQQLVDDFLKLSKQRSIFSRSQAGIGTVILKRVKDMAGKCVRVCRDARAVFSRILLLFSLPESLEEEEAGSAGQGLLSTVLRANMGQMVFPSYTVNRKTQVFQDREDLIRYATAVHLSNDIATAMVNGNWEEANHLYLSAKETWSELKDHHSLSYHRLLPDYLRRFTVGWVYTRILSQGVEILQRLHKYKEAVQQLQSLLAQDVYCADSRGRWWDRLALNLHQHLKNAKKAVGCIRRALAEPAVRTGHRLSLCQRALRIRDSPSCRHLQGLLQDLPLLAVHHVTHVTISGKMCPQTGMGKSVFLMEDIGDGEGEDCSVSTVMCSVEELALTHYRRNGFDQGIHGEGSTFITLYGILMWDIIFMDDIPDVFRNSYQTSPLDLYTDSFYENRRAVIDARLQQLHTASSETLAELVADVWTAQEGKAAALVNWGRFISLQQVQSLVSCLGGSFLSGVFRRLSRDLRHCRGGLPDLLVWRSHSPHFKLVEVKGPNDRLSPKQMLWLSELQELGAAVEVCHVQDVGGKSKRLS from the exons ATGGCAGAAGCTAGGTCTTCAGGAATCAAAAGATCCCAAGTAAGTTTGTCACTCagtaaaaataagaagaaaaaagaaacaacaaaaaaagtggAAGTTACAGGAACACCATCTACACCTTCGGCATCATCCTCTATCACTTCCTTTTTTAACAATGTCCCCCCTGCCAAAATTAGCTGTCCCATGTGTGGGCAATTGGTGCCAAGATTTGGAATAAATAAGCACATTGATGAAACGTGTCAGAGGAACCATGGTGAGATTGATGCCATTGATGCTACACTGAATTCTTTTAGGAATAAAAGTCCCCCAGCTGCAAATCTGAACAATAATTTCAGctcacatttttcaaaaaaccTCTTAAATCTAGAAACAAGCCCTTCCAAAAGTAATTTGTTGCAAGCAGGAGGGAGTGCAGCACAACAGACTAGTCCTTATTTTAGCAATAATAGTTCACTCTTGAATGTTAACAATGAACTCCAGGCTCGAACAGTCAGAACAGTCTCCTTGGGAAGCTTGTCTTCAAAACTGTCCAGAAGACGCTGTCTGCAGGGAGGAAAACAGGTCCTGTATGAAGAGATCAACTCCTCACCTCCAGCTGTTCACAGCGCCTGTGgaagtgctgcagctccagatgCTGATGATGGTGATGAGACTGATGCTGGGCAGAGTTCTCAGAAAGAGAATCAGCCTTCtcagagagaggagcaggagcaaaACTTTTCAAAGAGGGAAGctgaatttcaaaagaaaataaataaatgtgatcGAGAAGATCTTGTGGATGTGGTTCAAGTACCGTTACTGGCTGATAACAGTAATGACAAAAGGTTCCCATCTGGTACAAGGAGCACCAAAGCAGAAAGCAGGTCTGAAGGTGGGATGCTTAGTCCTGATAAATTTGGAACATCTCTAGCCATCCATACTTCAGCAGAGCTGACCAGTAATCTGGAAGTCAAGACTCAGCCCCACGCTGAGGTTACTCCCTCAGAGGCAGAAGTGAACTGTGGGACAGAAAACTGCTTTAGCAGGGATGATGCAGAGGTACTTCCTGTGGAAGTTCTTGAAGACTTTAAGAATGACGTGAACCATACTTTGTTGGAAACTGTGGAAAAGGCAGAACCTCAGGATTCCACTGGGGACATTCTAGACAAAATAAATGAGGtcctctctgtgcccagctctccTCGACACCCATACTACCTCCAGAATTTTTTAGTAGTGCTGCGAGCAGTATTGGAGAATGAAGATGATGTCAGACTATTTAATGAGCAAGATTTGAACGTTGTAACCAAGTTCTACAAATTATCAg tTGGTGGGCAGAAGTTGTATGTGAGACTCTTCCAACGCAAGCTGAACTGGTTAAAGGTGAACAAAATAGAGTATGAGGAGATAAGTGTGGATTTGTCACCCATAATTGAAGAACTGGCTGAAGCCAGATTTCTACAAACAG aatctGAATTGGAAGACCTGTGTGAAGGGTTGGATTTGCTTTCAGCCCCTGAGCTAAAAACACTGGCAAAGATCTTTCACTTGCCAAACCCAAATGGTCAGAAGCAGCAACTTGTGGATGATTTTCTGAAGTTGTCAAAGCAGCGTTCGATCTTCAGCAGGAGTCAGGCTGGTATTGGGACAGTGATTTTAAAAAG GGTGAAGGACATGGCTGGAAAATGTGTGAGGGTCTGCAGGGATGCTCGGGCTGTGTTTTCCCggatcctgctgctgttttcactgCCCGAGtcgctggaggaggaggaggctggcagtgctgggcaagGCCTGCTCTCCACAGTGCTGAGGGCAAACATGGGGCAGATGGTGTTCCCCAGTTACACAGTGAACAGGAAAACACAGGTCTTCCAGGACAGAGAGGACCTCATCAG GTATGCAACTGCTGTTCATCTGTCAAATGATATAGCCACTGCAATGGTAAATGGGAACTGGGAAGAAGCTAATCATCTCTATTTGAGTGCTAAAGAAACCTGGAGTGAGCTGAAGGATCACCACTCTTTGAG CTATCACAGACTTTTACCTGATTACCTGCGACGTTTCACAGTTGGCTGGGTGTACACAAGAATCCTTTCTCAAGGAGTTGAAATTCTGCAGAGACTTCACAAGTATAAG gaagcagtgcagcagctgcagagcctcctGGCCCAGGACGTGTATTGTGCTGACAGCAGAGGGAGATGGTGGGATCGGCTGGCTCTGAATTTACATCAGCACTTGAAAAACGCTAAGAAG GCCGTGGGCTGCATCCGGAGGGCGCTGGCAGAGCCGGCCGTGCGCACCGGGCACCGCCTGTCGCTGTGCCAGCGCGCCCTGCGCATCAGGGACTCCCCCAGCTGCCGGCACCTGCAGGGCCTGCTGCAGGACCTGCCCCTCCTCGCCGTGCACCACGTCACACAC GTTACAATCAGTGGAAAGATGTGTCCTCAGACGGGAATGGGAAAATCTGTGTTTCTCATGGAGGATATTGGtgatggagaaggagaagaCTGCAGTGTATCCACAGTCATGTGCTCAGTTGAGGAGCTGGCATTAACTCACTACAGGAGGAATGGTTTTGATCAGG GTATTCATGGAGAAGGCTCAACGTTTATTACCCTGTATGGGATTCTAATGTGGGACATCATTTTCATGGATGACATACCTGACGTGTTCAGAAATTCCTATCAG ACATCCCCCCTGGATTTATACACTGACAGCTTCTATGAGAACAGGAGGGCTGTCATCGACGCCAGACTCCAGCAGCTTCACACAGCTTCCTCAGAGACACTGGCAGAGTTGGTTGCTGATGTCTGGACCGCTCAGGAGGGAAAAGCTGCAGCCCTGGTTAACTGGGGACGTTTTATTTCCCTCCAGCAAGTCCAG AGCCTGGTCTCTTGCCTTGGAGGATCGTTTCTGAGCGGGGTTTTCCGGCGCCTTTCCAGGGACCTGCGGCACTGCCGGGGGGGCCTGCCCGACCTGCTCGTGTGGCGCTCCCACAGCCCGCACTTCAAG CTGGTGGAGGTGAAGGGCCCCAATGACCGCCTGTCTCCCAAGCAGATGCTGTGGCTGAGcgagctgcaggagctgggggctgctgtggaGGTTTGTCACGTGCAGGACGTTGGGGGCAAGAGCAAACGCCTCAGCTGA
- the MCEE gene encoding methylmalonyl-CoA epimerase, mitochondrial isoform X3: MARCAGGHGPGRAAAPIALCWRARPPAVTRRAGAGPAGAVPGRAALPRGRSGGEMAAVLWRGAAGLLSRLQTSSPTVRTLSSTKSFSSNIPSCLWKLGRLNHVAIAVPDLEKAQSLYKDVLGAQERKVPLQASCKKTRLEECITSALRSMT; encoded by the exons aTGGCGCGCTGTGCT ggcgggcacggccccgggagggctgcagctccaaTCGCGCTGTGCTGGCGGGCACGGCCCCCGGCCGTGACACGCCGCGCTGGCGCCGGGCCCGCCGGAGCGGTGCCGGGGAGggcggcgctgccccgcggcCGATCGGGCGGTGAGATGGCGGCGGTGCTGTGGCGCGGAGCTGCCG gGCTTCTTAGCAGATTGCAGACTTCATCTCCCACAGTACGAACTCTATCATCAACAAAGTCCTTTTCAAGTAATATTCCAAGCTGTTTGTGGAAACTGGGCAGACTTAATCACGTGGCAATTGCAGTGCCTGATTTGGAGAAAGCTCAGTCCTTGTATAAAGATGTGTTGGGAGCCCAG GAGAGAAAAGTCCCATTGCAAGCTTCCTGCAAAAAAACAAGACTGGAGGAATgcatcacatctgcattgag GTCGATGACATAA
- the MCEE gene encoding methylmalonyl-CoA epimerase, mitochondrial isoform X2, translating to MARCAGGHGPGRAAAPIALCWRARPPAVTRRAGAGPAGAVPGRAALPRGRSGGEMAAVLWRGAAGLLSRLQTSSPTVRTLSSTKSFSSNIPSCLWKLGRLNHVAIAVPDLEKAQSLYKDVLGAQVDDIKAAMTELKKKKIRILSEEPKIGAHGKPVIFLHPKDCHGVLVELEQA from the exons aTGGCGCGCTGTGCT ggcgggcacggccccgggagggctgcagctccaaTCGCGCTGTGCTGGCGGGCACGGCCCCCGGCCGTGACACGCCGCGCTGGCGCCGGGCCCGCCGGAGCGGTGCCGGGGAGggcggcgctgccccgcggcCGATCGGGCGGTGAGATGGCGGCGGTGCTGTGGCGCGGAGCTGCCG gGCTTCTTAGCAGATTGCAGACTTCATCTCCCACAGTACGAACTCTATCATCAACAAAGTCCTTTTCAAGTAATATTCCAAGCTGTTTGTGGAAACTGGGCAGACTTAATCACGTGGCAATTGCAGTGCCTGATTTGGAGAAAGCTCAGTCCTTGTATAAAGATGTGTTGGGAGCCCAG GTCGATGACATAAAAGCGGCTATGacagaactgaagaaaaaaaagatacgAATATTGAGTGAAGAGCCAAAAATAGGTGCACATGGCAAACCTGTGATTTTTCTTCACCCTAAAGATTGCCATGGAGTGCTTGTGGAACTTGAGCAAGCTTGA
- the MPHOSPH10 gene encoding U3 small nucleolar ribonucleoprotein protein MPP10 isoform X2: MAAVPGIPGIPGIPGIQGIQGIQTCLRVAGAAAARPECFLSVQDGLAADFRAMTKTLYDLNKGSNIVRGGPLKELVIDNFDEEQIWQQLELQNNAVLDFFKKSIARDAKDEDLCLLSDQEEDGSDAEISSDKELEDNVMEVETEQMNAYTKDKDKTKAKEKQSKLRESIKQKYSDEDSDIDFDIEALEQQAKTAKETTLRKKGRKSVVDDKFFKLAEMEAFLEHAEKEHKEEEEEEEEINYFEDIISDDEEDSEEAEVKPIKSSRDMTYKDFFDPVDDDDGGDDDLAANDAEEDQEEEADSAIEEQNEESMSEFEDMDEMVEHMRSKEASKKVTFSLPDDSETEDATAVQLEKGISPSEIKSSFEKRQEKMSKKIKSLEDALLEEKPWQLKGEVSGQKRPENSLLEETVLFDHAVRMAPVITEETTFQLEDIIKQRILDEAWDDVVPKEKPKEEAFEYKKRISLDHEKSKLSLAEIYEQEYMKLHQQKTEEEENPEHKEIQQMMDSLFQKLDALCNFHFTPKPPVPEVKIVSNLPAISMEEVAPVAVSDAALLAPEEIKEKNKAGDVKTDAEKTPTDKKRELRRKKLRKRMRRKEKEKRQKLLEKMKPEQGTKLSKKAAAAKLKRLTKEGKASLLKDEGKDKALKSSQAFFSQLQDQVRMQIKDASKLKKKEKKEKAISVHKLKL; this comes from the exons ATGGCGGCGGTGCCGGGCATCCCGGGCATCCCGGG CATCCCGGGGATCCAGGGGATCCAGGGCATCCAGACCTGCCTCAGGGTGGCGGGAGCCGCCGCGGCGCGCCCCGAGTGCTTCCTCAG TGTGCAGGATGGACTGGCTGCCGACTTCAGAGCCATGACAAAGACTCTCTACGATTTGAATAAAGGAAGTAACATAGTTCGTGGGGGCCCTCTAAAAGAGCTGGTGATAGACAATTTTGATGAGGAACAGATTTGGCAGCAACTAGAGCTCCAGAACAATGCAGTTCTCGATTTCTTCAAGAAATCCATTGCAAGGGATGCCAAGGATGAAGATCTTTGCCTTCTCTCAGACCAGGAAGAGGATGGCTCTGATGCAGAGATCAGCAGTGATAAGGAGTTGGAAGACAATGTAATGGAAGTGGAAACTGAACAGATGAATGCTTATacaaaagataaagataaaacTAAAgctaaagaaaagcaaagtaaacTCAGAGAAAGCATAAAGCAGAAATACAGTGATGAGGATTCTGATATTGACTTTGATATTGAAGCACTGGAGCAACAAGCTAAAACAGCCAAGGAAACCACactgaggaaaaagggaagaaaatctgTAGTGGATGACAAGTTTTTCAAGCTGGCTGAGATGGAAGCTTTTTTAGAACATGCAGAGAAGGAACacaaggaagaagaagaagaggaagaagaaattaattattttgaagaCATTATCTCAGATGATGAGGAAGATTCTGAAGAAGCTGAAGTCAAA CCAATTAAAAGTTCTAGAGATATGACATACAAAGATTTCTTTGATCCagttgatgatgatgatggtggtgatgatgatTTAGCTGCTAATGATGCTGAAGAGGATCAGGAAGAGGAAGCAGACAGTGCTATTGAAGAGCAAAATGAAGAAAGTATGTCTGA GTTTGAGGATATGGATGAAATGGTGGAACACATGAGAAGTAAAGAAGCTTCTAAAAAAGTAACTTTTAGTTTGCCAGATGACAGTGAAACAGAAGATGCAACTGCAGTGCAATTAGAGAAGGGCATCAGTCCCAGTGAAATAAAGTCATCATTtgagaagagacaggaaaag atgagcaaaaaaataaaaagcttggAAGATGCCTTGTTAGAGGAGAAGCCTTGGCAGCTTAAAGGAGAAGTGAGTGGGCAGAAGCGGCCTGAGAACAGCCTTTTGGAGGAGACGGTGCTGTTTGACCACGCAGTGCGAATGG CACCTGTGATCACAGAAGAAACTACTTTTCAGCTTGAAGATATCATTAAACAGAGAATATTGGATGAG GCATGGGATGATGTAGTGCCAAAGGAAAAACCCAAGGAGGAAGCTTTTGAGTACAAGAAGCGCATCAGTTTGGATCATGAGAAGAGTAAGCTGAGTCTCGCTGAAATCTATGAGCAGGAATACATGAAACTTCACCAG CAAAAgactgaagaggaagaaaatcctGAACACAAAGAAATTCAGCAAATGATGGACTCACTTTTCCAGAAGCTGGATGCACTTTGTAATTTCCACTTCACACCCAAACCA CCGGTGCCAGAAGTCAAAATCGTTTCAAACCTTCCAGCTATAAGTATGGAAGAAGTAGCACCAGTTGCTGTTAGTGATGCTGCTCTCTTAGCACCAGAGGAGATCAAG gaaaagaacaaagctgGAGATGTAAAAACAGATGCAGAAAAGACTCCCACAGACAAAAAACGAGAACTAAGAAGGAAAAAGCTCCGTAAACGTATGAGGcgaaaggaaaaggagaaacgTCAAAAGCTTCTTGAAAAGATGAAACCAGAACAAGGCACAAAACTTAGcaaaaaagctgctgcagcaaaattAAAGAGGCTTACCAAAGAAGGCAAAGCATCTCTGCTCAAG GATGAAGGTAAAGACAAGGCCTTGAAATCGTCCCAGGCCTTCTTTTCTCAGCTACAAGATCAAGTGAGAATGCAAATCAAAGATGCCAGcaaattaaagaagaaagagaagaaggagaaagcaaTTTCTGTTCATAAGCTGAAGTTGTAA
- the MCEE gene encoding methylmalonyl-CoA epimerase, mitochondrial isoform X1, with amino-acid sequence MAAVLWRGAAGLLSRLQTSSPTVRTLSSTKSFSSNIPSCLWKLGRLNHVAIAVPDLEKAQSLYKDVLGAQVSETVALPEHGVYTVFVELGNTKLELLHPLGEKSPIASFLQKNKTGGMHHICIEVDDIKAAMTELKKKKIRILSEEPKIGAHGKPVIFLHPKDCHGVLVELEQA; translated from the exons ATGGCGGCGGTGCTGTGGCGCGGAGCTGCCG gGCTTCTTAGCAGATTGCAGACTTCATCTCCCACAGTACGAACTCTATCATCAACAAAGTCCTTTTCAAGTAATATTCCAAGCTGTTTGTGGAAACTGGGCAGACTTAATCACGTGGCAATTGCAGTGCCTGATTTGGAGAAAGCTCAGTCCTTGTATAAAGATGTGTTGGGAGCCCAGGTGAGTGAGACTGTTGCTCTTCCTGAACATGGTGTCTACACTGTTTTTGTGGAGCTGGGAAATACCAAGCTGGAACTTCTGCATCCTTTAGGAGAGAAAAGTCCCATTGCAAGCTTCCTGCAAAAAAACAAGACTGGAGGAATgcatcacatctgcattgag GTCGATGACATAAAAGCGGCTATGacagaactgaagaaaaaaaagatacgAATATTGAGTGAAGAGCCAAAAATAGGTGCACATGGCAAACCTGTGATTTTTCTTCACCCTAAAGATTGCCATGGAGTGCTTGTGGAACTTGAGCAAGCTTGA